A single window of Ananas comosus cultivar F153 linkage group 17, ASM154086v1, whole genome shotgun sequence DNA harbors:
- the LOC109722824 gene encoding dirigent protein 22-like, whose amino-acid sequence MAKLFPILTTFLLFFFFSSSSCWAHSEEQMSSFLRSEKRVEKAAYETQSHFQFFWHDIVSGPSPTSVRVAQAPSEKNSTTSFGTIVMIDDPLTVGPNLSSPLVGHAQGLYSFAGKDSVGLLMAMTFVFAQGDYANSTIVIMGRNDVFSQVREMAVVGGSGLFRLARGYAQARTHTFDQTTGYTVVQYDVFVTHS is encoded by the coding sequence ATGGCCAAGCTCTTCCCCATTCTCACCacctttctcctcttcttcttcttctcctcctcttcgtgCTGGGCGCACTCCGAAGAGCAGATGAGCAGCTTCCTGCGGAGCGAGAAGCGCGTCGAAAAGGCGGCCTACGAGACGCAGAGCCACTTCCAGTTCTTCTGGCACGACATCGTGAGCGGGCCGAGCCCGACGTCGGTGCGTGTGGCGCAGGCGCCCTCAGAGAAGAACTCGACGACGAGCTTCGGCACCATCGTCATGATCGACGACCCGCTCACGGTGGGGCCGAACCTGTCGTCCCCCTTGGTGGGCCACGCCCAGGGGCTCTACTCCTTCGCGGGCAAGGACAGCGTCGGCCTCCTCATGGCCATGACCTTCGTCTTCGCGCAGGGCGACTACGCCAACAGCACCATCGTCATCATGGGCCGCAATGACGTCTTCTCGCAGGTGCGCGAGATGGCCGTGGTCGGCGGCAGCGGCCTCTTCAGGCTCGCCCGTGGCTACGCGCAGGCGCGGACGCACACCTTCGACCAAACCACCGGTTACACCGTCGTCCAGTACGATGTCTTCGTCACTCACTCTTAA
- the LOC109723436 gene encoding dirigent protein 22-like, with protein sequence MAELFSILTTIIFFLLLLSSSSWAYSEEQSSFVLGEKRVKKPVYETESHFRFFWHDIVSGPSPTSVRVAQAPSEKNSTTFFGTIVMIDDPLTVGPELSTELVGRAQGFYAFSGKDSFGLLMAMTFVFTQGKYTNNTIVIMGRNDVVSEVREMAVVGGSGPFRHATGYAQARTHTLDNNTGDAIVQYDVFVTHS encoded by the coding sequence ATGGCCGAGCTCTTCTCCATTCTCACCACcattatcttcttcctcctcctcctctcgtcctcctcctggGCCTATTCCGAAGAGCAAAGCAGCTTCGTGCTGGGCGAGAAGCGCGTCAAAAAGCCGGTTTACGAGACGGAGAGCCACTTCCGGTTCTTCTGGCACGACATCGTGAGCGGGCCGAGCCCGACCTCCGTGCGGGTGGCGCAGGCGCCGTCGGAGAAGAACTCGACCACGTTCTTCGGGACCATCGTCATGATCGACGACCCGCTCACGGTCGGGCCGGAGCTGTCCACCGAGCTGGTGGGCCGGGCGCAGGGGTTCTACGCCTTCTCGGGGAAGGACAGCTTCGGTCTCCTCATGGCCATGACGTTCGTGTTCACGCAGGGCAAGTACACCAACAACACCATCGTCATCATGGGCCGCAACGACGTCGTCTCCGAGGTCAGGGAGATGGCCGTGGTCGGCGGCAGCGGCCCCTTTAGGCACGCTACTGGGTACGCGCAGGCGCGGACGCACACCCTCGACAACAACACCGGCGACGCCATCGTCCAATACGACGTCTTTGTCACGCACTCTTAA
- the LOC109723338 gene encoding dirigent protein 21-like, producing MDKLFSILTTLLLLPLLSASSWAYSEEQSSFVLGEKRVKKPVYETQSHFRFFWHDIVSGPSPTSVRVAQAPSEKNSTTFFGTIVMIDDPLTVGPELSTELVGRAQGFYAFSGKDSFGLLMAMTFVFTQGEYTNSTVVVMGRDDIFSEVREMAVVGGSGPFRHATGYAQARTHSHDNNTHDAIVQYDVFVTHS from the coding sequence ATGGACAAGCTCTTCTCCATTCTCAccacccttctcctcctccccctcctctcggCCTCCTCCTGGGCCTACTCCGAAGAGCAAAGCAGCTTCGTGTTGGGCGAGAAGCGCGTCAAAAAGCCGGTTTACGAGACGCAGAGCCACTTCCGGTTCTTCTGGCACGACATCGTGAGCGGGCCGAGCCCGACCTCCGTGCGGGTGGCGCAGGCGCCGTCGGAGAAGAACTCGACCACGTTCTTCGGGACCATCGTCATGATCGACGACCCGCTCACGGTCGGGCCGGAGCTGTCCACCGAGCTGGTGGGCCGGGCGCAGGGGTTCTACGCCTTCTCGGGGAAGGACAGCTTCGGCCTCCTCATGGCCATGACGTTCGTGTTCACGCAGGGGGAGTACACCAACAGCACCGTCGTCGTCATGGGCCGTGACGACATCTTCTCCGAGGTCAGGGAGATGGCCGTGGTCGGCGGCAGCGGCCCCTTCCGGCACGCTACTGGGTACGCGCAGGCGCGGACACACTCCCATGACAACAACACTCACGACGCCATTGTCCAATACGATGTCTTTGTCACGCACTCTTGA